The DNA region TCTTGTAACCTCGGATGCTGCCTAAACAAGAATAAAGCCCCtttagaaaaaggaaaatggaGGGTGGTTTATTGgagtttatcaaaaaaatgtgacttttctttgtgttcttcCTTTGGTTTAATGTGAGTTTATCATAACTGGCTCGGACTATAAAGGTTGTGGCATTCCCGCATGCCAGGATTTGATTGTGTGTTTTCCATCCAAAATAAAGTTCGAATTAATTGCATTTCCAATTTACATTAttcacatttttttctttgaaaatcaAGTGATAGTATAATAaagtttagttttatttctttatagaATAGAAAACGGAGTAATGGTGGAGAAGAAGTACGccatttttgaaattaaaaataggtGTGGGATTAAAGATGATGTATAAATAAAAGTGTGTATTTATAGGATTCCAAAAAGAATCTCAGataatgttgttttttttatcaacatgttgtttatatatttaataaaagatGATGTGATAAAGTGTGTCTGTATATACTATTTAATAGGATTCCCTAATAATCTCAGATCATGTTTATAGTAGTACTTATTAAAAAAAGTGTGATTATGGGAATGTTTTCATTAAACATCATGGTGTAGTTAGAAACATATACATATGGGACccaaaacaaaatttcagattaagattaaaaaagaagaaaaaaaaaaagggaaaacacAGCGTGGTAGGCGCTGGGCTGGCTCTGCAAGCTTTGCTTAAAAGAGTGAGTGATATGAACAACACAGTGGAAAATGACAAACAACCTCGATTTCTGATCTCTTCTCTTTTTGAttcttccatttttcttttttcttttaattaagtCAAATTACTGAGTTTATCATTGAAGCTCCCATTCGCGTTTCCTCATCTCGTTGATTTCACTCTCGCAGCTTTGATTTCAATTTCTCTTATTAGTGAATCCATTAATCGCATATCTgtgaaggaggaggaagagagatgTTGTGTGCTTGCTCAGGCGAGCAGTTCCGGTTCGACGACCAGCCTGGCTCCCCGGAGTCACTAGCCACCAGAGATTTCTCAGCTAGTGGCCTTTCCTCTTCCAGAACTCGAGGAGGAGGCGGCTCCGATTGGGACTCAAAGCTCGAAGAGTCTCAAGTGGACGAAGCTGAATCCACTCTCAAAGAAGCTCTCTCCCTCAACTACGAGGTGCTGGTTTCCCTTTCTCTTatcttattattaaaaaaaaaaaaactcaaaatcatcTCTATTGATTCGTTCCTGATTTTGTGTTATTACTTATTAGGAAGCTAGGGCTTTGCTAGGGAGACTTGAGTATCAGAGAGGTAACTTCGATGCAGCGCTTCAGGTCTTCAAAGGTATTGACGTTAAGATCTTAACTCCCAGGATCATCAAATCCATTCTTCACACAACAACTACTCCTCCTTCTTCCAAACCACCACCACGCTCCAgagcttctcctcctcctcctcctcccaccTCCATGTCAATGCATTCCGTCAGCTTGCTTCTTGAAGCTATCTTGCTTAAAGCCAGATCATTAGACCAACTCGGCTCTTCCAAAGGTATAATCTTAAAAGATACAGAAACTTTGGATTGCACATCTATTCACATTGTTATTGTTTTTTAACCAGAGGCTGCAGAGGAATGCAAACTAATCCTGGACATGGTTGAATCCGCGTTACCAAGCGGCATGCCTCGAGTAGGAACCAGCGGAGGATTCGACAAACTTCAGGAGGTTTTCCACAAGGCGCTAGAGCTGCTTCCTTTGCTATGGACCAAAGCTGGGGACTTTCGTGAGACCGTCGCTTCCTATCGCCGTGCTTTATCCAGACCGTGGAATCTGGATCCCCAGAGGTTAGCTGTTACGCAGAAGTCTTTGGCTTTGGTTTTGCTTTACGGAAGCGTTGTTGAGGCGAGCCCCAAGGAGAGCATGGAGGAGGCGATTGTGTTGCTGATGTTGCTCGTGAAGAAGATGGTGGTTGGAGGGATACGGTGGGATGCTGAGCTCATGGATCATCTCGCTTACGCTCTTTCGGTTGTTGGGGAGTTTGAAGTGTTGGCGAGCTATCTGGAGAAGATTCTTCCGGGTGTTTATACTCGAGGAGAGAGATGgtatttgctctctctctgttATAGTGCTGCAGGGATCGATGAAACTGCCATCAATCTGTTGAAGCTGGCTCTTGGTCCTTCTGAATCGAAGCAGATACCTCAGACTTCTTGGTTATTGTTTGGAGCAAAGCTATGTTCTGAAGATCCAAAACACTCGAGGGACGGCATAAGTTTTGCTCAAAAGCTCCTCGACTTGGCAAATAATCAGAGTGAGCATCTTTTGAGCCAAGCACACAGGTTCCTTGGTGTATGCTATGGAAACGCTGCGAGAAGTTCAAAACTAGACTCTGAACGGGTTTTACTTCAGAAGAAATCTCTCTACTCTCTAAATAATGCTGCAGCGATGGCCAAGGGTGACCCGGAACCGGATGTTGTATATAATTTAAGCGTTGAGAATGCGTTTCAAAGAAACCTTCAGGCGGCTTTGGATGGCGCGGTTGAGTATTCTAGTATGGTGGGAGGAGTTTCAACTAGAGGATGGAAACACTTAGCTGCTGTCCTTTCAGCGGAGAGACGGCTCAAGGATGCTGAATCTATTCTGGACTTTACCATGGAAGAGGCTGGTGACATCGAAAAGTTAGACCTTCTGAAGCTGAAAGCTGTGCTTCAGATGGCTCAAGAACAACCTAAGCAGGCGTTGAAGACATGCAGCAATGTGCTGGCTGTAATCCGGGGGCAGGATAAATCTGAACAATCTGAGGTAACTAGTTTAGGTGTGTCATAAATGAAAAATGTTTGTGATCTCTCTGACTACTATAATAATGCTAATATTCCCAGACTATGCTAAAGAAATATGAAACGGAAGCTTGGCAAGACCTGGCATCTGTCTATGGAAAGCTAGGTTCATGGTCAGATGCAGAAACATGTCTGGAGAAGGCAAGATCCATCTGCTTTTATTCTCCCAGAGGCTGGAATGAAACAGGTATGGAGAAAACAACTGGACTCAAAAAAAGTTAACTTCTCTCTCGTTGGTAACAATCTCAATACATTTTTGCTTATATCGTTGGGACAGGTTTGTGTCTCGAAGCTAAATCACTTCATGAAGAGGCTTTGATATCATTCTTCATGTCGCTCTCGATAGATCCAGACCACGTGCCCAGCATTGTTTCTGTAGCAGATGTTATGATGAAATCTGGAGGTGATACACTTGCAACCGCCAAGAGTTTTCTGATGAACGCCTTACGGTTAGACCCTAGAAGTCACGACGCGTGGATGAAGCTAGGACATGTTGCCAAAATGCAAGGCTTATCACAGCAAGCTGCAGAGTTTTACCAAGCTGCATATGAACTAGAGCTGTCGGCTCCGGTACAGAGTTTCAATTGACTTGCAAGGACTCAGGCAAAGCTAAGTGAAATCTTCTTCAGGCTCTAAACAAACTTGCAGAGTGGCCGGTTCTTGAGGACAAACTTTTTTTGGATGATTAGAGTTTGAAGTTGTAACTTTGTTGGATGGTTATGTTATATAAGACAAAACGGGTTATCTCAAAATCTACCTAGAATGAATGTCACAAGCACTTCCTTAGATGAGACCATTCATAAATAAGGAGTAACTTGTTGTTCTTCATAGTGTATTTACAATAGAGAGTACCGCTAAACGATATTTACTTAAACAGAGCAACACGCATACTCCAAAACCTAATTAAGCATTGTAGCTTGACTGACAAGTTTCTTTGTTGGTTGTGTGAAACCTCCACGTAAAGACATAATCCTTGGAACCGCAGTCAAGTTTCATTACATCGCAGAACGCTTGCACAATCTCCTCCTTACCTTTTCTTACCCACTCTATCTTCACCCAGCATGAAAAGCTTTTATCCTCTGGAATCTTGGAATCGCAGAAATGAATCATCACTTCCCCACATATCCTCTTCCCTCTCACCATCGAATCTAGCCACGAGCACTCGGGCTGTCCCATCATCTCCTTGTATGCCGAGTTCACCAGCCTGACCTTGTTGTTTGAATCGGAGATTATGGCAGGCAGCACATCGGATTCAACTTCTTCTTCAACCTCTTGTGGCGATTTCTTGCTGATTTGAGATGGTAGAGACGGGTTGCTTAGTGGGCTTATGCATGTGACGTTGATCCTTGATGAAACCGGTCTTATGGGCTGCGGTGCTATGACTCTGCTTGTGGCTGATGTTGTAGTTGGTGTGATGGGTTCTTGTAGTTGCTTCAAGAAGTCTCTCTCTTGTATAGCTTCTACGCTCTTGTTCAGATCAATAAGTCCCTTTCCTTTTATCTCTGACTCCATGCATTTGGAGAAAGGAGGAGAGCATTTAAAAAGAGGCAGAGTCACCAAAGCAGAAGAGCCACCATTCTCCGAAGCGTAGCCAACTTGTGCGAGATTAGGTAACCTAGCATGAGTAAAAGCCTCAAACGCCAGCGTTTTAATAGGGCCAAGCACCCGCTGTGTAGGAGTAGTGGAAGTGTTTGTGGTAGAACCAGATAATGACTTGGGCCTCTTCAACGCAAGATGAGACGTTGGACCCATACCACCTCTACCTCGCTTGCGGGTTCTAGTAGGACGAGCTTGAAGCTGTGGCCAGAGTTGACGAAGGTAAGGAGATTGGCTGATCTTGTGAGAcatgcaagaagaagaagaagagtcatTATCATCGTTTGCTTGGGTCGTCCTGGGCTTAGGAGCAATGGGTCTATATTTGGACAAGATCTCCGCTGTCTTAAGAGTTGTGGTGGTTGAGGGAGAATGGTGCGAGTTATGAGGGCTAAGTATCTTTATCATGGCGTGAAAACTACAAGAAGACGATAGATGTTGAGGAGAACAAAGAGAGGTAAGGTTATAATAAGGAGAGTTAATAGCCAATAGAGAGAGGCGAATATTAAGGAAGAAGGACATATGGAGAGAAAAGGATGGGTACGTGTTAGAGAGAGTTGGGGATAGGGACACGTTTAATGTGCCATTCTTGCAAACAGACGTTGTGGGGATGTGGTTCGGTTCACCAATCACAGAGGTTATCACCGGAAAGCGTGTTGGTGCTGGACGTCATGCGTGCCTACACCTATCTTCTTTACTACATGCAATGTATATTCGAGGTTTTGTGAAAATTTTAATTGGAGTCTTTGGTTGTTCGAGATGTTATAGGGACGTGTGTGTAAGTAACTGGTCTCTGGGGAGGAACACGAGGCGGTTGCAGCTTCTGTCTGCTTCATGCAACGGTGAGGATACACGTGTCGATCTCTTAATTGACGCCAGTGGGTTTCTTTTCTCTTACGTGTCTTTGATGATGTCATCCTATGCTTTGCTCGACAAATACTAATCTTCCGTTTTCGAAAGGATAAAAATGTCGGAATCCTTTATAACTCAACACCAAGACGGTATGTTCCTACACCGAGTCTTCATACCCGTAAGAAGCTTCTTCTCACCGCTAGTTTTTAATCATATCACCAGGTCTATTCAGTCTTTCAAGAACCATCCCTCAAACATTAGAATCGGGGCTGAAGTTTGTGTACAAATATTGGTAAGTGTTGTTCATACCACCAGGCACATAATAGCAGGGtctattttgaaattaaaagtcttaatattataacaaaatcatGAGCTAGATATCATAGAACTCGATCAATATTCAAGGAGTGACACGAACAAGCTTAGAGGAAGAGAAATGTCTGAAagtcaaacaaacaaaaaaaaagactatttaAGGCTCTTACAAAATTCTTGGAAGCATATAATAAGTATACTTCCTCGCCAACATTCTTTTCTTCAACATCTCTATTGCGCTTTTCCTGTCAAAACCTAAAAGGGAACTTTCTTCAGAGTAAGAgcttcccctctctctctcccccacCTCCTGCCTTATGTCCCATATATATGTCGGTGAACTGGCTGTGAATCTAAACTCTTGATAACTTCCATCCATGGTTTCTCTACCACCAAGATTGCATTCTTTGATAGATGTTTTAAATACAGAACCGGGTGCTTTGAAGTTTCGACCTCCTCTCGCTCATTCCTCTTACTCTCTTTTTGATACTCCTCGAACCTACGTTTTCGCCGGGTTCCATTCCCCAATTTCTTCAAACCAATGTCTGCAACTCTATCTTCTACCCTTTCAGACAAATCCATCTCTTCGCCTTGTTCCATCGGCTTCCCGAACTCAATTAGACACTTTGCTCTGCTTTTGCAACAAGTGTGACGATTAGTAGGGCTTTGTTTGATTTTTGTAGTGAAAATTGTCATTACTATAAAATCAGAAAGTACCTGGAGCTGTAGATGATAACAGATGATGAGCTTGGCGATGGAGAGAATGAAAGCCCTAGGACCTCACCAGGAATCTCTTGGTATCTCTTTGGCAAGCAAAGAGTCTGAAGAAGTGACCACTTGCCCAACTCTCTAGCCTCCACGTCCAATGCAAACACCTGGTTTGAAGAGGTGGAGATCACAAGCACATTGTTATCCCTGGGATGGAAACCAGCGGCTGCAACCGATGCACCATCAAGCCTTGATATGAACCAATGCTGCCTGCAATCAGAATTAGAGACTGAATGAGTAAAACATACAAGCCGCTGCTTGGGAATATGCAAGCCATAACCATATGAAGATATAGTACTGTGAATAAGTCCCTAACAAATAATTGCAAGTAGATCAGGATTAGAAGATGTTCACCTCTGTGTTTCCAGGTTGAACACGTATACGTCCCCAAAGCAATTAATAGCAGCTAGCCAATGATCATCTGAGCTAGTGTACAGTTTTGTAATTGGAGGTTCACGAGGAGGAGATTCACCTTCCTGCGCCTCCTGACGTGGAGTAAGGGTGTGTAATAGCTCCATGCTATCAGTCCCAACGGTCTGCAAAACAAGATAGAGTTAAGATGTTGGAGAAGGTTAAGCATGTAACAGAAAATTTGATACTAGCAAAAGAAATTGGCACATACATATATCTTTCCATCGTGCCCAGCTATTATCAGCCGAGAGCAGTCACGGCTGAAGACCACGGAATGTGCAGATGGAAGATTGGGAAGTCGCTTTCTGTTGGGACTCCATGGGTTCTTTCCAAGTTTATTTTTCTTCAACTCAAACAGACTTGGGCGAATTTGGTCAGAATAAGCAAAAAGCGATCCTGCGTTAGAAATTGCACTGCATATGATCTTTCTACCACCTTTACTTTTAACCCGAACTAATGGCTTGGTGGAGACACGCCCACTAGAATCACTGCTTATGTGAATACCAAGAATGTCTAAAGAACAAGAATCCTGAACCAAGAGAAGAGAAGTCTGATTGAACACTGTATTATGTACCATCTGCATAGGTACTCTCTGAGGCGCAGGGCATATATCATGTGGATGGAACTTAGTGAACTCTTGAACTGAGTATGCAAAAAGCTTTGCATCATCACCCGCTGAAATGAGCACTGGAACCCCCACATCTGCCCATTTATGGTAACTGATAGCACCCGGCTTCTCCTTTCTGCGCTGTTTACGACTTTTTCCTTTTGCATTACCGTCTGGAAGAGAACCTGCAAAAGGTGGGActttaagaacaaaaaaataacaaaaagaatagGCAGCTTCTAGATACAAGAAAACAATATTCTGATAAGCATTTGGTCAAGCTCTTTGAGAATAATCACAAAATTACGGGTGAACAAACTATCAGTTTTAACAAAGGGAAAGACTTTAACGTATTTGGTGGTATAGTTTCTGATTCTTTTCTAATAAACGCTTTTGAGCTTGTCTCTGTGTTTGCGGTCCTTCAAATCCAACATATCATAGCATgaatttaaatgcaaaattatGCTGCAAATGGTAAAAGTAAAATAACTCAAGACACCACTGACCTTCTGAACTAATTGGCACTGCGACAGTTAGAGCTCTGATGTCATGAGTATGAGACCTTACACAACCGATGTAATCCCACTTCTTAGTGGAAGAAGGTTTCGAATCTTGTGATTTAAATGTACCACCAGCGAGCTTATATAGAATAACCTACAAAAGGATGAAGAGAAAATTAGAAAGTTGACACCTAACAACCAAACAACACATCTAATGTTATGTTAAAACTATATGTGATTAGGACTTTTGAAACCTTGTAATTGGTAAAGTAGAACTATTTGTTTCTACTTTATCGAAGTTCCATATCTCGTCAAAGGAAAACCACTCTTTAAGATAGATAAAGTGTTAACTGACGTTGACATGAAGAAACACACAAGTTAAGTAAGTATCATTTACCTGTCCATCGGCACCAGCAGAAAACACACGGTTATGACTAGGGGCAGCTGCAAGAGCATTGACATCACCCTTGTGATTGGAGTGCGACTGCAAAAGGGTTCCATGCTGGCTATCCCAAAACTGAACACTTCCTGTACTATCTCCGCTGACAAGAACTCCACATCTAACACAAGAAGCGAACAAATGAAGACAAGATCATCAGCAACAGAACAAGAAAGACATAACTAACATATGAGAACGATAGTAATCTTTAGTTCTTTACCTCAACGAAAGAAGAGACCAAATACAGAGCTCAGACCCGTTCCCCAGTCCTCCAAGTCCAACTGTAATTCTATATACCTCATGACAGAGGTTAGCATCCCAGCATCTTATCAGCCTACAAAGAGTTGTTGACAAATCGAAAAAACATTCAGGGTTTTCTTTCCAACCAAATATGCATCTCTTACGAAAGCAAAAGTAAATATCCTCACCCATCACTACTGCCCGAGAAAATTCTCTGAGCATCCAGACTCCACGTCACACTTAAAACACGGCCTACAAAGATAACGTCCATAAATCTCTAAGCAGACACAACaataaagaatcaaaaataaTGGCGAGtgggagaaagaaaaaaaaaagtctcacCACTGACACGAGGCAACGATCTAAAGTAAGTTAACTTGTCTGATTCAGATACATAATACATCCTCACGCAGCCATCATCACACGCAACTGCAAGACGCCTATCACGGACCTCTTCTGATTTCTCCTCGAACTCAGAATCATCATCTTCAACCCCACTTTCTCCCTCGTCGTCATCTGATTTCTCACTCAAGTATCCATTCTTCACCGTACCTTCTGGTTCAGCAGCGGAGGGAGGTGCTACAGCCATTTGCCAGATCGATACTCCGATTGAGTCTAACACAACCTGCACAGATAGATTTTGATATGAGAAAAACGAGTAAACAAGAGAATATGTTATACTTATAAAAGTGATACTCACCTTCTGCTTCAGGTCGAAAAGATCCCACTCTGAGACTGTGCCATCGATGCTCGAAGAAAACAACATGGCACCTACCCAGGCAAGGTGCGAGATTCTCGATTTTGGATCTCCATGGATGATCtgtaagttcaaaaaaaaaagtcaacttAACGAGTTTGAAATGTGTTTGACGAAAGAGTGAGGAATAAGAGGGGTGGGGTATACGAGTTGAGAGTGCCAGGAGAGAGAGCCAGGGGAGACGAGCCAGAGCTCGAGAGAACCGTCTTCGCGAGCTGCGGCGACTCGAGAGCCGTCGGCGCTGGTAGCGAGGGATACTAACGGAGATGGCTTCCAATTGATGGAGTTGCAACGGTATTCAAACATGGTGGAAGCGAAACGGAGGAGGGAGGCGAACTGTTTTCTCTCTGAGGAAAGAGGAGGAAGCAGTTagggttttgggtttttttttcttcgagGGGTTTTAAGTTAGGAGCGGCGGTTTAAAACGGTTGGGTTGAACCGGTTATAGACTTGTGGGTATTATTGTATTAACGGGAGGGATCCAATTTGATTATTGACGCTTGTGTGTGATTGCCGCTACATTCATTTAACATTCAGGAGGATTCAAATTTTTTGAATGATCTTACATCTCTaatattatttgcgaagtgattttttgtaacggaactctcacgttaaaagttagaatgattaatattgtttatacTCTCGATGAatccctatatactaaagcacaagtcactataccaataatattttgacaagtggtaattattttcttttataaaataaaattaaaaattatctataaaacaacaaaaacaaaatagaaaaataaaataaaaggcaAACACGATCACAACACTTGCTCATCCATCTCTCCCCAACATCTCCACTATCACTGTTACCATCAGTCTCTAGATAACTACCTTTCTCCATCATTTATATTTGTCCTCTTATTAGTCTACACgcagaaagaaaagaaaacacattTTCTCTACTACTCaaattcatttcttttcttgctCAGTCTTTTTGATATCACTCTTTTATATTGTGTCTCTGTATATTAAGCGTTGCTCGCTTGCATTCAAGGTTTCCCTTCGAATAACTCAGGTTGTATCTGTTTTACCAAATCTGAAAATCTGATACAGAAgacaaaaatgaaatatataaggATTTTTCTGTCAGTTATATTTCTGCATCCAGCAAAAACAGAAGCGGGCAAGAACGACAATAGATAATCAAACAGAAGAAAATCTTAAACTACAgaaaaacaagtgagcattCTCTGCAACCAATGGAGCACAAGAGCACAACCATGCATACTCTGAAAACAAATGGTATCCTTAGTTTTTCTCCAATTGTCCCTTTTATGTTACTCTTCAGGAActctattttgtttttataattaaaaattcttctctttttgtaatcaaaactctattttgtttttgtaacctTTACATGCTTGAAGAAATATCTAACACTAAATGATGTGATGCATATTTCGAAAATG from Raphanus sativus cultivar WK10039 chromosome 8, ASM80110v3, whole genome shotgun sequence includes:
- the LOC108822034 gene encoding protein NPGR1, producing MLCACSGEQFRFDDQPGSPESLATRDFSASGLSSSRTRGGGGSDWDSKLEESQVDEAESTLKEALSLNYEEARALLGRLEYQRGNFDAALQVFKGIDVKILTPRIIKSILHTTTTPPSSKPPPRSRASPPPPPPTSMSMHSVSLLLEAILLKARSLDQLGSSKEAAEECKLILDMVESALPSGMPRVGTSGGFDKLQEVFHKALELLPLLWTKAGDFRETVASYRRALSRPWNLDPQRLAVTQKSLALVLLYGSVVEASPKESMEEAIVLLMLLVKKMVVGGIRWDAELMDHLAYALSVVGEFEVLASYLEKILPGVYTRGERWYLLSLCYSAAGIDETAINLLKLALGPSESKQIPQTSWLLFGAKLCSEDPKHSRDGISFAQKLLDLANNQSEHLLSQAHRFLGVCYGNAARSSKLDSERVLLQKKSLYSLNNAAAMAKGDPEPDVVYNLSVENAFQRNLQAALDGAVEYSSMVGGVSTRGWKHLAAVLSAERRLKDAESILDFTMEEAGDIEKLDLLKLKAVLQMAQEQPKQALKTCSNVLAVIRGQDKSEQSETMLKKYETEAWQDLASVYGKLGSWSDAETCLEKARSICFYSPRGWNETGLCLEAKSLHEEALISFFMSLSIDPDHVPSIVSVADVMMKSGGDTLATAKSFLMNALRLDPRSHDAWMKLGHVAKMQGLSQQAAEFYQAAYELELSAPVQSFN
- the LOC108822036 gene encoding uncharacterized protein LOC108822036, encoding MSFFLNIRLSLLAINSPYYNLTSLCSPQHLSSSCSFHAMIKILSPHNSHHSPSTTTTLKTAEILSKYRPIAPKPRTTQANDDNDSSSSSCMSHKISQSPYLRQLWPQLQARPTRTRKRGRGGMGPTSHLALKRPKSLSGSTTNTSTTPTQRVLGPIKTLAFEAFTHARLPNLAQVGYASENGGSSALVTLPLFKCSPPFSKCMESEIKGKGLIDLNKSVEAIQERDFLKQLQEPITPTTTSATSRVIAPQPIRPVSSRINVTCISPLSNPSLPSQISKKSPQEVEEEVESDVLPAIISDSNNKVRLVNSAYKEMMGQPECSWLDSMVRGKRICGEVMIHFCDSKIPEDKSFSCWVKIEWVRKGKEEIVQAFCDVMKLDCGSKDYVFTWRFHTTNKETCQSSYNA
- the LOC108823140 gene encoding WD repeat-containing protein PCN-like; the encoded protein is MFEYRCNSINWKPSPLVSLATSADGSRVAAAREDGSLELWLVSPGSLSWHSQLIIHGDPKSRISHLAWVGAMLFSSSIDGTVSEWDLFDLKQKVVLDSIGVSIWQMAVAPPSAAEPEGTVKNGYLSEKSDDDEGESGVEDDDSEFEEKSEEVRDRRLAVACDDGCVRMYYVSESDKLTYFRSLPRVSGRVLSVTWSLDAQRIFSGSSDGLIRCWDANLCHEVYRITVGLGGLGNGSELCIWSLLSLRCGVLVSGDSTGSVQFWDSQHGTLLQSHSNHKGDVNALAAAPSHNRVFSAGADGQVILYKLAGGTFKSQDSKPSSTKKWDYIGCVRSHTHDIRALTVAVPISSEGSLPDGNAKGKSRKQRRKEKPGAISYHKWADVGVPVLISAGDDAKLFAYSVQEFTKFHPHDICPAPQRVPMQMVHNTVFNQTSLLLVQDSCSLDILGIHISSDSSGRVSTKPLVRVKSKGGRKIICSAISNAGSLFAYSDQIRPSLFELKKNKLGKNPWSPNRKRLPNLPSAHSVVFSRDCSRLIIAGHDGKIYTVGTDSMELLHTLTPRQEAQEGESPPREPPITKLYTSSDDHWLAAINCFGDVYVFNLETQRQHWFISRLDGASVAAAGFHPRDNNVLVISTSSNQVFALDVEARELGKWSLLQTLCLPKRYQEIPGEVLGLSFSPSPSSSSVIIYSSRAKCLIEFGKPMEQGEEMDLSERVEDRVADIGLKKLGNGTRRKRRFEEYQKESKRNEREEVETSKHPVLYLKHLSKNAILVVEKPWMEVIKSLDSQPVHRHIYGT